DNA from Apostichopus japonicus isolate 1M-3 chromosome 15, ASM3797524v1, whole genome shotgun sequence:
GGAAATTCCTTTTGATCAATCACAACATCATCCTCTGTGAAAGAATGTCAAGTTTAAGATGGCAGTCAAATTTGAAgttatataagatatataaatCAGCCTTTAAAAATAAACGATTTATGACTCAAATTTGTTGACCAATTAGACAAAGCCCAAGTTTCACCTAAAAATTCCTTTAACATACATTAGGTGGTAGCCTACTTTACTGTTTGTCCCACATGTAGAGCATTACAAATATCAAAGAGGAAAAAGATAGTCACAATTGTATTTATGGCACAACAATTAGCTTAATGTACCCTACTTTATTTTGGGAATCATGTAGTGAGTTTCAACTCCTGACTCTTGAATAGATTATTTCATTTCTACAGATCTATTAACTCTACCAGTTTTCGTGGGAGTCTGCCAGTTTTTCAGCCAATCTCCCAGCCTCCGGGTTTCATGCTTAAATCTCCCAGTTTCATCCCATGTGTCATGTCCCAAGTACTCACTGAAAGTACGCCAAAAATAAATTCCCAAGTTGCAGAAAGTTTGGTGTGAAGTAGACTCAATTACTACAATATCAATGAAAGTGTAAGCGTGGCAGTGTAGTAATACCCAGCAGTAAATTGTTGTGAGCTCAGTGTCTACATACTGCAATTTCGACAGCTCAGTAACTACAATAATAGTACGGTTGACAGGTGTTCAGTGTAACACCAATTGTAGGTTTTCATAGCGAGATATATATCATTGTTTGTCACTGACACGTATCAAACGTACATAGTAGAACGACCTGTTTctagttttataatttatacattgctgtaaaatttcagttgcaaaaTGCTTAACTCCTTATTTTTGCATTAAAATAATGCTAAATCTCCCTATATATTTTTGTGACAAACAGGCTGGCAGGTCTGTTTCTCTGAGGTCCTGTCCATTACCAGAATGAGGTTATTACTGCAACTTGCAAGTTCACAACACTTGAAAACTTATAAATAGACTGAGCAGCCTGTCAAGTAGTTCATGTACAAGCAAAGAATATGCTGCTATTGTACTTCATATACTGACTTAATCTAAATTAATGCATTACTCAAGCTAGGACTATATCATAGTTCATACTGGCAGTCATTATCATTTCGCGAAAGTGGTACTGACACAATATAGAACTTGTTTTCGAACAACGTTCAACCACTGAATTGTCTCACCACTAAAGCCATTGCTGTGAATCAAAAGTTTGAAGTTCTTCATTTTATCACTTGAGGGCATCTTGGAAATGAATCTGGCTACCCCATGTCAACATCAATTCTGTAGAACTAAGTTGGATGTTAAAGACCGTCGAAATCCCTTCGCTAGTCCTTTTACTCATCGACCTTAAGATGACCTGGAAGCCGAGGGATAGCTCCACAGTACGAAAACGTAccatatggaacgccaaaaggaccacaggtggcgctactactctaaacaggtggcgctactactctaaacaggaggtgctactacccaaaacaggaggtgctactaccctaaacaggggGTGCTACTACTCCTAGTAGGAGGTGCTACtatactctaaacaggaggtgctactactcctaaGTGACGATCCTACTGTAAAAAGGaggcgctactactctaaataggcgatactgctactactacaggcggcgatgctactgtaaattagtggcgctactaccctaaacggaaggtgctactaccctgTAACCAAGGCGTGTTTCCAAGGCGTGTTTCCAAAACAATATGCACACGGGGTCAACGAAGGTCACTCTTCAGTTTTCCTACATATAAATGTCTGTACAGATTGAGAGTATCAACGGTTACTACCATATGAAACGTTAGTTTCGATATTAACTTGTGGGCAAATTCAAACAGTTTACAAGAAAAAGAATCCATATTATAATTACAAAGAATGTCGTTCAACGTGGACGAGAAGATACGCGAATACGTAGAGATGGGTTTTAAAAATCAACAAATGGCTGAAATGTTGGACATAAGACTGTAACAACGACTAAGAGGAGACGTCGCCATTTGCACCTACGAAAGAAAGATTTGAATGCCGAACTTAGTGgtcattgatattttatttcaaagcagcattttgcgtttttcCTCAATTGTAACTCAAACAGGCTCAGGACAGTTAATTCTAGATATTATATGTTAAATAACCGTGTAGTAAGAATCAACCAATTGTACAATCACATCTAGTAATATATTAATCGCATATCTCATAGTTCAACTATCAGAGTTGTGCAAAAATGCATCGTTTTCAATCCAAAGAGGCAAAGGTTTCCCGATTGATCGAACGAAATATGTTCTATCATGTATCTTAATGATGGGGCGGGGCTGTGTTCGGAAGAATACACTAGTAACTAATGTCAAAATAAATGGGCCGGACGCTTCGATCCTAGCATGATCTTTCAGAGGCTGGATCACAAGTgcattatgtatttatattattttacaatagtaACTAATTATTCTTTATTACGTATTAATAAGAAGGTATGTTCTCTCCTTGGTTCGCCCTCTTCAAATTATTATCAGAAAGTGAATAATGACTATTTCGGCGTAGAATACCATTTAAGGGCTGACCAATGGCGTATGAAAGGAGAGGGGGCAGGGGACCATACCTCCATGGTCTGTCCGAAGGGTAACGTTTTAGTcgtcggggtggggggggggggaggatttgGGGAAACCgtgaaaacaaacaacaacttttgaattttgtttcttgaaaatttaaagttttaacaaacACAACCGTGTGTATATATAAACCTAATTATTTACCTAATTTGATTTAGGCTGAACATACATTTGAAGCCTTAACTGTGTAAAATTCTTCCGAGAGCACTCCGCAGAAAAATATACATTCATGAAACCCATAGTCACAGCCCGTCTTCATTTTAAGGTCTATATGCCTCAACAAATCATTCGGGGAGAACGATTGGAATTTAGTCCCCACCTTTGGAATTATGTGTCCTAGACTGGGGCGAGGGTAGGCTATAACGTTTCTTGAAGTTTAATGCCAGAGTTACCATGATTACAATTTACCTAACCCATACAATCTTGTAGGGTAGACTGTGTTTGAGGAACGTAATAAACTTGGCGTGGTGAAACCAATGAGCTGTTACTTGCAGAGCTCCCTGTCCAAACAGGATGAGAGTATAGATACACTAAATGAGACAATACAAAACTTTTAAGTATGACAGTCTTTCATATACTTATTTTAGTTAATGGCTCATGCACATAATTAAACCTGAAACAAGAGTCACGGAGTAAAGAACCCCCATCcccaacacaaaataaatcataCTAATGTTTACATGGTGATACACCTTTTCCTTACGGACATGTTTGCAACCGCGCCACAATGAGTAACAATAATGGGTTGACAGAAAAACTTTATTTTTACCAAGGAATTGATGCGTAACTCATTGCATGGTTCTACCATGGAAGTCTGATCAATACTTCCACGGTTCAACCGATGACAGGTttctttgaataataataacaactacaTCGAGGTCACCGAGCAATCAATTTGGTATATGCTGTCACATAGAGATGACACTAACCTTCCCCGTCGCAAACCCGTTCGTCCCTAAAAACACATTAACTACTTGGTGGGTCTATTTGTGGCCGATTAACTCCTCGAGGCTATCACATGGAAACTTTTATCAATTTGTCaaagcagagagagagagacacacGATATGCCAACAGTAAAAAACTTTAGAAACCAGGATTATTACTCAGTATATGCACTTCGaacatttccatattttttacaCAGTCAGTATAAGGATAGCTTGCTTTTTCAAGTTGCAATTGATTACCCTCCCCTtcaccttcttttttttttaaattggtatattcCAGCTGATATTCCTTAAAGATCAGTGCATATAAATTATTATTCGCTTTCATGTCAATAAATGTATATCAGCGACAGAAACTTCACTCTGCAGTTTCTTTCTATATTTAAAGGAGTTTAACCGCTGATCGCCCTCGCGAGAGGTTCCTGTGGGAATAATAGCTTTGTTAAGAATAATGTGGTTTGATTACGCAATAACCACGCGTGGCGTGGAGATTGACCTTCATGATGACCCCTttatgcatatttttttggaAACAGGCCTTGGAAACACGCCTTGGATACAGGGTAGTAGCGTCTCCAATTTGGAGTAGTAGCACCTtccgtttagggtagtagcgccACTAATTTACAGTAGCATCGCCGCCTGTAGTAGTAGCAGCATCGCCtatttagagtagtagcgcctCCTTTTTACAGTAGCATCGTCACTTAGGAGTAGTAGCatctcctgtttagagtagtagcatctcctgtttagagtagtagcacctcctgtttagagtagtagcacctcctaataggagtagtagcacctcctgtttagggtagtagcacctcctgtttagggtagtagcacctcctgtttagagtagtagcgccacctgtagtccttttggcgttccatagtacCAACCATAGAAataatcaatttctatggtacCAACCaaggagggtcatgtgacgAGCCCCCAGGTGCTACTTACATACTTTTTGACCCGTTGTCAGTTCGACGAGATAAGCGTTCGGTAGAAAACAGCACGCCAGTATGACGGGCATTAACGGTCAAGTTGAGAATTATTACTAATGTTTGGATAATAACATTGTTTAGATTTACTTTCCGTCTCATGAAAAGCTTGATCTGTAATTACCTTGACTACTTTTTGAACATGAGGAGCCCTATGTTGCTAAGGAGCGACGAAACCTTGTTGTCTGCTTATGGGTCtatgtatatttttgtacaGTCCTGACAAGCTGTATGTGTTCAAGCTTgatttttggaaagaaaatactcaaaatgaCAGCTTTGCAGTGGAAATTGTGGTAAACATTGGGAAAATGTACCACTTTGCTAGATCACACGCTTTATGTAGCTTCACCAGGAATGTGTTAGCTATGAGATCAGGATATTAGTTGTTGTAAAAGATACATTCAAAGAGCACTATAAGAGTTGAGTACTACAAGGTTGCATGTTACATGACCCTCCATTGGTGAGAAAAGtgaaaaatgcaaacaaaacaCATACAAGATGAAAGCTACAgcatttgtttattcatttatttctttgtacTTTCTACAAGTTGAAATGGCTTAAGAAAAGCCCAAGCCGATGCCAGCTTGGTTAACTTCACCAGGTATTTACTAACAACTATCATCGGAAACGATTCTATTCATCAATATAAAAACCatgttgaccccccccccccacaacccccaAATATAGGGACAGAGGGAGATTAACATATTTGAGATGGCATGCGAGCTCATTAATTTTAGGTGCTTTGTAAAGTAGTACTTGCACTTTTCTGtatcacccaaaaaaaaaaagaaaaaaaaaagaaaagcaaaagagaaatgcaatatttaaaaaattaacagAATGGTGGCACCTACGAATAAATTGAAATTAGTTAACATATTGCTCAATGAtcatcaatttcatattttgttatatcatTAAACCTCATAATTTAGTGAGGACTTTTCAGTTAATTTAATGCATTTGGATGCTTTACTCTACTGTGTACAACTTTGTGCACAATGCATACAGTGACATTTGAATACCATTTCCAATTTGCATCACCTGGACAGAGTTGAAGATCATCATTCAGGAGAATTTATCAAAGTTTATGTGCCTAAAGCAAAAACCGATGGCTACCTTTAGACATCATGTTAACCACTTGAATATGGTTCTACCATTGGAATGTGCAACAGTCCTACTGCATATAGCTTCTAGTACACATcacaaagagagaaaaaaagaaagaaagatgctCTCTGCTGTTGTTCATTTCAAAAATGACTTTTCACTGATGAAAATTTACACATGGTTTAAAGTCCATTACAGTAAGTAAATGGCCACTTCTGGTATGAAAAATTCTGCTACTTTACATTGGCCATATCTGTTCACCTTGGTGTTCATCCTTTAAAGTCAATGATGTTCCAACCAAAGGAAACTATCTCCCAGGTTTGGCGAGTATGGATTCACCACTTAGCAGTGACACTTTTATTACACCGTCCTCAAGAATTGTGTTCAATCGAAGCCTTCCTGCTTTTCTCGAATAGCCACCTGGAAGAGAAACATGGAACGACagagaaaaaaacttgttaTACATGTTAAAGCCAGGAGATGGTTGAGCCAAAACGGAACAATATATGCGGTAGAAAGTACAAAATTTAAACTGAGAGGTTTACTGTCAAAACACACTACTTTTTCCAATTAAACAAATAAGATACAATAAACTACAAATTGCTCCTTGGAAAAAAGTGCCAGTGACCATAAAGTAggctttttatgtttttcatattttgtcccAAACGGTTCAGAAGTTCCTATTTCTGGATATATAAGATCTCGCAGCAAATGACTACAAATGGAAGATCTATTACCACTAGTGCAGAAGtatacatgttttattttcttctgttgGTTTCATTGACATAGGTGATACTTTGAAATGGATAGCACAATTCCAACTCAAAGTGGAAATCAATGGTGGTCACTTACTTTGAATCTCTCCTCCAGCAGTGAAACTTCTGAGATCAAATCAGTGATTGCACTGGTAAGAGCTTCTTGCGGACTGTAGTCAGCGGTCGTCTGAACTCGCAgtaaaaatttgttttctaaCGGATGTGGCTGTCTGTACCCAGCAAAGAGAACCTTTGGGTCTTTTAACAATTGTCTGGATGAGGAGAGCAATATTTGGTGTGAatgataaaaaatgaaatatttatttggtcTTGTATAGCACAGTACAATGTGATATGGTTCACAAATGCAAACATAGCATTATATGACATTGTACTTATTGTCCACGGAATcttaaatattgtaatattttacttAGAAAAAGTCCATAAATTGAAAACTGCAATGtattttaatacttaaataACACAACTTGTGGAAGGAAAAGCTTTAAAAATTCTTCAGAACTGCTATACAATTTGGTTATTGCATATTACTAAGCACAAAATGTGTTTATGAAAACTTCAGTCTTTTTAGGTATCTAGAGTTGTTTTTAATATAACCATTGCAAAAGGGATACAAAAATCCCAAACGTTCTTACGCTCTCAGCATGTTTCCCAAGGTATGGTCTTCCTTTTGAACATGGAATATAACTGCATTAGGAACTTTTGTGTCTTTCTCTATGGTAATTCTGAAAAACAAGAGAAAATATTCTGCATTTGACGAGTCAAGTAAGGAATGTGATATTGATACTTTCGAGAAAATAAGCAGCGCCTTGCTTCATTGCTACAGCGGTTAGGTGAACAATATGCCACGGTTTTTGTATTTGCTACAGCTTGAAATAGATAGCCACAGGTCACATCATTAACGATGTAATCAGGCCCAAACTTGGTTACATGAATTTTATGTTATAACTTAGGCCTATATGATCTAGTGTGCACCATACCAGCAATTGGCAAAATAGAAACCAGGGTGTGACAGATACATATAGTTAAAGCCTACCTTTGAAgatatttgatatgttataattaGAGAACACATTGGTTAATGCGTCAACATTTGTCATTCAGAGAGCACCAAACGCGCAAAATGTTAGGCTAGTCATTTGTAACCATCTCATGCGACCATTCGCTAAACTAGTCAATACACTTTTGAATGTGACTAACATTTAACAACGTAAATAGTTTTGGACTTAGGTCTGATATTCCGAACATCAAATCAACTCATTTCTGCATCCCTATATATTTAAGATAATTACTCACTTCTTTTCTCCATCAAAGAGGATGAAAGACTCAAAAGTTGGAGGAGCATTCATGTTTCTTTTGGAGTCCTGATTTCGTTTTCAGTTCGCCTATGCATGTGCGATGACTATGGACCGccaaaagagaaataaattatTGTTGCTGCATGAGAATTGAATGTACCAGCAACGCATAAGAATTGAGAACGTGAGCAGCAATCAAGATTAATGCACCAATCGTACACTCAGAAATGATGCTAGAACAAGAACTTGTTCCCAACGAGGAACCCGAAGTGAGAAGAACAGAATATGAACCGACAGCTGGTTTTAAGTTATTCTCATCACAAAATTTGCTACGTGTACATGTATATGGGCAATAACCAGGTGCGGATCCAGGAATTTAAGAAAGTAGGGGTGTACGTGAGCCTGAGGTCGTCGAAGCAGGCTCCAATGGGCACTGGGTCTGTGGTCCTCCCCcagagaatatttaaaaaaaaaataacttgaaaagttgaaatggtgcattctgaagcATAATTAGAGTCAATTAGGTCTAAAATTAGATCTACCTGCAAGATTGTGTTTGGTTGCCAGAAGAAAAGGGGGGAAAacttatggggggggggggttactcaACTCATAGATCAGCGCCTGTTAACGATTCCATTCGGTACAAACAAGGACGTATATATAATTGTGATATTAATCGTTTGTTTGCTAAATTCACATGTCTCcatcaatatcattttaatttgaCACAAAAATCATAACTACATTCAAGTGTCCTGGACAAGCTTTGAACGCAATGTAAGCATGCTATTTGAAGTCGTATGTTATGTTTCGTCTCTGTGCTATAGACTACTGATGCATACCATGGGCAGCTCTACCCATTTTTATCCCCTGAACCATAAATATTGCTTAATTAGTAGTGTCGGCTCCTCTGTTTCTGGAAGTAACTTGGAAATACATAACACACCAGGAATGTCACATCTTTGATTGAAACTACTTGTAATTTTTAGTTAAGCTCGAAAGGAAATCGAGGGATATTCGGAATGCCCGCACTTCCAATGTTACAcatataaccatatatatattatatatatatatatatatatatatatatatttatatataaacattggctgttttacttccaatcacttacctaattcaattattgtatctcactcgagatccagcctttctctaaatgcagcacagttgtttaacagtttttccgttattcctatatatatatatatatatagatatagatattgtTATATATCTGCATCCTAGTCTGAACATtctgtaaatttatttttgcaaCTCAATGTCGCTTTCTTTACGTTTTTTCTACTAATTTCTAGGAGCACAATTCAGTCCGAaattgttaaagggtgtgaattaagactcgcacaaaaagaaacgtctaatgccgccCTGTGGAAAAGTTGACTTTCCGTTGCTAGCAAGTGAAGTTTTATTCTTatctctacaaaatgcagacatgagtgaaacgtgataccttgttaccttttatctagacctgagatgtccatcggtggtgtctaacacttctgttacacctcagtcgaaactaggtcagattaccggcatgagacgtttctttgtgtgcgagtcttcacaccctttaattaagGCACCTTACGATGTATTCGTACATGCTTATGAAGAAGATCCCAAAATGAGtttcctacccctcccccctcctccggGGGAATTCCGCATCTTCACCTTTTGATAGCTTTTCTTACCCAACTATGAGAGCAAATCGGCATgggttatatattatataactcATATTCGCGAAGTACAGCAGGAAAAATAATGCCGTACACTGCGTTCAAGCAAATTAATTACCGGTGCTTCCCGCGTCCCTtagtatagtactgtacctTCGGTTGTTCCAAAGAAGTTTACCTGGAGGGTTGTCTATGCAGAAATTTCTGTGGTTATGTTAGCAAATGTTGTTTACATATCCACAGGCCTTTTGAATCTCTCTGCAAGCAGGTAACTTTGTGAACTTAATCAGTTGACAAAGGACTCAACACTGTTTCGTATTGATGCTTGGCTGAACTAAGTTAGTACTACTGCGTAGGCCTAGTACTATAGTACTAGTTTAATGCCGGtgaccaaggcctaggctactactgtagtactagtagtaccaGTAGTAGTAGTTCTACTACATGATAATAAAGCTGACAGGATAACCTGTATGTCTTAAACATTTCACAACTTCCTGGCTTCTTGCTGTGGTATTATTGATATTTTACAATGCTCTCTTTAACGTTTTCCAATTCTACAGACAGTCATTCATTTTACCTAAAGGTGAATGTAAATTAGTGATGTTCAGTTGTGGAATATCACATTTGTATGGAAAACTTATTGTAAAATACCCACACAGGTAAATCAAGCAAATGTTTAGTAGTGTCGTCACCAACACACTGTACAGTTGAGGGGTACAGCTTCTGCCTGTatgatattttcataaaattgcaTTCCTCCCATCACTACTGTACATGATGAATGTTAATGTAAACCTGATTTTTCATCTCAGTTCATTACATGGaatcatgttttctggttctAGTTTTAAACCCCAACAAGTTTTTGTACCCATTCTTGACAGTCGAGACGTTCCCTTTCCATACACTGTTAAGGAAGTCTTTAACTCGAATGTATTATTTCAGACATTGAAGTTCAGAAAGTGCTAAGTACTGTGTAttgtgtacatacagtatgttgtaTTATATTCTCTATATCCACTTGTTTGTATCTTACCCATATCCATTTAGGTCGAATCCCAGACTTGATAAGGCGGGGACGcaatctttctctctctctcattgaATTGTACTGATTCTGCTACTGCCCCAAATATGGTAAGCTTCAATTTAATTGATATTCTGGTTTATGATGTGCATCTAGACATCTCATTGTGAACACACTTGCCAAATTTTGTAAGAATTAAATTTTGCATTCAGCTTTGCGTAGACCACAGTAGCAGTGTCGGTTTCTTTCAGGAAccgaaatttcaaatttgacaaACGTTGTGCAATAGAGAGTCACacttaaaagaagaaaaaaaaaatggaagattTAAGTGGCTTCTTTTACGTTCTTTT
Protein-coding regions in this window:
- the LOC139981297 gene encoding DNA-directed RNA polymerase II subunit RPB11-a-like, whose protein sequence is MNAPPTFESFILFDGEKKITIEKDTKVPNAVIFHVQKEDHTLGNMLRAQLLKDPKVLFAGYRQPHPLENKFLLRVQTTADYSPQEALTSAITDLISEVSLLEERFKVAIREKQEGFD